In Hirundo rustica isolate bHirRus1 chromosome 4, bHirRus1.pri.v3, whole genome shotgun sequence, a genomic segment contains:
- the LOC120752044 gene encoding lactosylceramide 4-alpha-galactosyltransferase-like yields the protein MTAVSGEQAQAGERMFRMPSCLLKLTRVVLSHKPWALFILIFVLVSFAYHKLYSSVWEDPKSRGLPYSLSAEISCAHYVPSSLNIAGEPSPSTANVFFVETSEQTSPSYLFSCSVESAARTHPASKVVVLMKGLAKENASIPKHWAFSLFSCFPNVEIQPLDLTELFSGTPLAQWYLQPQRQQEPHFLPVLSDACRIVLMWKFGGIYLDTDFIVLKNLQNLTNALGIQDDKELNGAFLSFKPKHKFIELCMQDFVQNYNGWIWGHQGPELLTRVFKQWCSLETIKSTRCKGVSALAPEVVYPIPWQDWKKLFEAVSALEFHKLLQNTYAVHIWNKLSHGTKLEIPSQALLAQLYSQFCPATYAKMKQDSEELSRSAV from the coding sequence ATGACGGCTGTGTCGGGAgagcaggctcaggctggagagagGATGTTCAGGATGCCCAGCTGTCTCCTAAAGCTGACCAGGGTGGTGCTGAGCCACAAGCCCTGGGCCCTGTTTATCCTCATCTTTGTGTTGGTATCCTTCGCCTACCACAAGTTGTATTCGAGTGTCTGGGAGGACCCCAAGAGCAGAGGCCTCCCCTACAGCTTGTCTGCTGAAATCAGCTGTGCTCACTATGTGCCTTCTTCCCTCAACATTGCTGGTGAGCCCTCTCCTTCCACAGCAAATGTGTTTTTTGTGGAGACCTCGGAGCAAACTTCCCCAAGTTACCTCTTCTCATGCTCTGTGGAGTCAGCGGCCAGGACACACCCTGCATCAAAAGTCGTGGTGCTCATGAAAGGCTTGGCCAAAGAGAACGCCTCCATACCCAAGCACTGGGCTTTCTCCTTGTTCAGCTGCTTCCCCAATGTGGAAATACAGCCCCTGGACTTGACAGAGCTCTTTTCTGGAACACCTTTGGCACAATGGTACTTGCAGCCTCAGCGGCAGCAGGAGCCTCATTTTTTACCCGTCCTGTCTGACGCCTGCAGGATTGTTCTCATGTGGAAATTTGGTGGCATCTACCTGGATACAGACTTCATTGTGCTTAAGAACTTACAGAACCTCACCAATGCCCTTGGGATTCAGGATGACAAGGAACTGAATGGGGCCTTTCTGTCCTTTAAGCCCAAGCACAAGTTCATAGAGCTTTGCATGCAGGACTTTGTGCAGAACTACAATGGCTGGATCTGGGGCCACCAGGGCCCGGAACTCCTAACTCGTGTCTTCAAGCAGTGGTGCTCCCTCGAGACTATCAAGAGCACGAGGTGCAAAGGTGTGAGTGCTCTTGCCCCAGAAGTTGTTTATCCTATTCCCTGGCAGGACTGGAAGAAGTTGTTTGAGGCAGTCAGTGCCTTGGAGTTCCACAAACTCCTGCAGAACACCTATGCCGTGCACATATGGAACAAACTGAGCCACGGGACCAAGTTAGAGATCCcctcccaggctctgctggctcagctcTATTCCCAGTTCTGCCCTGCCACCTACGCAAAGATGAAACAGGACTCTGAAGAGTTGTCAAGGAGCGCAGTGTGA
- the LOC120752042 gene encoding lactosylceramide 4-alpha-galactosyltransferase-like — MMAVSGEQAQAGERMFRMPSCLLKLTRVVLSHKPWALFILIFVLVSFAYHKLYLSVWEDPKSRGPLYSLSAEISCAHYVPSSLNIAGEPSPSTANVFFVETSEQTSPSYLFSCSVESAARTHPASKVVVLMKGLAKENASIPKHWAFSLFSCFPNVEIQPLDLTELFSGTPLAQWYLHPQRQQEPHFLHVLSDACRIVLMWKFGGIYLDTDFIVLKNLQNLTNALGIQDDKELNGAFLSFKPKHKFIELCMQDFVQNYNGWIWGHQGPELLTRVFKQWCSLETIKSTSCKGVSALAPEVVYPIPWQDWKKLFEAVSALEFHKLLQNTYAVHIWNKLSHGTKLEIPSQALLAQLYSQFCPATYAKMKQDSEELSRSAV, encoded by the coding sequence ATGATGGCTGTGTCGGGAgagcaggctcaggctggagagagGATGTTCAGGATGCCCAGCTGTCTCCTAAAGCTGACCAGGGTGGTGCTGAGCCACAAGCCCTGGGCCCTGTTTATCCTCATCTTTGTGTTGGTATCCTTCGCCTACCACAAGTTGTATTTGAGTGTCTGGGAGGACCCCAAGAGCAGAGGCCCTCTCTACAGCTTGTCTGCTGAAATCAGCTGTGCTCACTATGTGCCTTCTTCCCTCAACATTGCTGGTGAGCCCTCTCCTTCCACAGCAAATGTGTTTTTTGTGGAGACCTCGGAGCAAACTTCCCCAAGTTACCTCTTCTCATGCTCTGTGGAGTCAGCGGCCAGGACACACCCTGCATCAAAAGTTGTGGTGCTCATGAAAGGCTTGGCCAAAGAGAACGCCTCCATACCCAAGCACTGGGCTTTCTCCTTGTTCAGCTGCTTCCCCAATGTGGAAATACAGCCCCTGGACTTGACAGAGCTCTTTTCTGGAACACCTTTGGCACAATGGTACTTGCACCCTCAGCGGCAGCAGGAGCCTCATTTTTTACATGTCCTGTCTGATGCCTGCAGGATTGTTCTCATGTGGAAATTTGGTGGCATCTACCTGGATACAGACTTCATTGTGCTTAAGAACTTACAGAACCTCACCAATGCCCTTGGGATTCAGGATGACAAGGAACTGAATGGGGCCTTTCTGTCCTTTAAGCCCAAGCACAAGTTCATAGAGCTTTGCATGCAGGACTTTGTGCAGAACTACAATGGCTGGATCTGGGGCCATCAGGGCCCGGAGCTCCTAACTCGTGTCTTCAAGCAGTGGTGCTCCCTCGAGACTATCAAGAGCACGAGCTGCAAAGGTGTGAGTGCTCTTGCCCCAGAAGTTGTTTATCCTATTCCCTGGCAGGACTGGAAGAAGTTGTTTGAGGCAGTCAGTGCCTTGGAGTTCCACAAACTCCTGCAGAACACCTATGCCGTGCACATATGGAACAAACTGAGCCACGGGACCAAGTTAGAGATCCcctcccaggctctgctggctcagctcTATTCCCAGTTCTGCCCTGCCACCTACGCAAAGATGAAACAGGACTCTGAAGAGTTGTCAAGGAGCGCAGTGTGA
- the LOC120752101 gene encoding poly(U)-specific endoribonuclease-like, which yields MALQGLGEAGPAQRGDSAVQDNAARHLFHNVNEERLRSIKTFATFISLLDNYETSTGIAEVVTPEEIVENNCFLDAILATKVMRLAHDYLLKKNLAKPNLADFKHQLYDIWFQLYARKEGDRPDSCGFEHVFVGETRHGKEILGLHNWVQFYLQEKLNQIDYKGYVARKNKTRPDKDDQVLSIQFSWKGSIKPIGSTFIGVSPEFEFALYTVIFLLSEERVTRETVKIDEYDLQMVVWRHGHHIGTAYPVLLSTTSED from the exons ATGGCATTACAGGGTTTG GGAGAAGCGGGTCCAGCACAGCGTGGTGACAGTGCTGTCCAGGACAACGCAGCCAGACATCTGTTCCACAATGTAAATGAAGAACGCCTGAGGAGCATAAAAACTTTTGCAA cCTTTATTTCCTTATTGGACAACTATGAGACATCAACTGGTATAGCAGAAGTAGTGACTCCAGAAGAAATAGTTGAAAACAATTGTTTCCTTGATGCTATCTTAGCAACCAAAGTCATGAGA CTAGCCCATGACtatctgctgaaaaaaaacctaGCAAAGCCAAACCTTGCTGATTTCAAACATCAGCTTTATGACATCTGGTTCCAGCTCTATGCCAGGAAAGAAGGAGACAG ACCGGATTCTTGTGGTTTTGAACATGTTTTTGTTGGAGAAACAAGGCATGGTAAAGAGATCTTAGGTTTGCACAACTGGGTGCAATTTTACCTTCAGGAAAAGCTGAACCAGATTGATTACAAGGGATATGTGGCTCGGAAGAACAAAACCAGG CCTGACAAGGACGACCAAGTTCTGAGCATCCAGTTCAGCTGGAAGGGCTCCATCAAGCCGATTGGAAGCACCTTTATTGGTGTCAGCCCGGAGTTCGAATTTGCCCTTTACACAGtcattttcctgctgtctgAAGAAAGAGTCACACGTGAAACAGTGAAGATAGATGAGTATGACCTACAGATGGTTGTCTGGCGCCATGGGCACCACATTGGGACAGCGTATCCAGTACTGCTCAGCACCACTAGTGAGGACTAG